In Primulina eburnea isolate SZY01 chromosome 3, ASM2296580v1, whole genome shotgun sequence, one DNA window encodes the following:
- the LOC140826400 gene encoding NAD-dependent protein deacylase SRT2 isoform X1 — translation MAMALRSPLRPFISTIKGARELLGTLFTGNSSGRNSDTVGLIKDGKTSWRSIRFISSRASVKLVQTSYHILPSGAQMENKEIPSNFLRDKKMVPYSDPPRDQDIDLLCQFFNRSSKLVVLTGAGISTESGIPDYRSPNGAYSTGFRPITHQEFLRSLRSRRRYWARSFAGWRRFTAAQPGPAHVALASLEKAGRISFMMTQNVDRLHHRAGNNPLELHGTVYIVSCTECGFSISRDSFQDQVKALNPKWAEAIESLDYDSRSDKSFGMKQRPDGDIEIDEKFWEEEYHIPSCHKCNGILKPDVVFFGDNVPKGRADRAMEAAQECDAFLALGSSLMTMSAFRLIKAAHEAGASTAIVNVGVTRADDFVPLKISTRLGEILPRLLSVGSLSIPQL, via the exons ATGGCTATGGCTCTGCGTTCGCCTCTTCGACCATTCATTTCT ACAATTAAAGGCGCGAGAGAGTTGCTGGGAACATTGTTTACTGGAAACTCTTCTGGACGAAATTCGG ATACTGTCGGATTGATAAAAGATGGGAAAACATCGTGGAGGTCTATCAGATTCATATCTTCTCGAGCATCTGTCAAACTTGTGCAGACATCTTATCATATATTACCTTCTGGGGCCCAGATGGAAAATAAAGAAATACCTTCAAATTTTCTGAGAGACAAAAAGATGGTCCCTTATTCAGATCCACCTAGAGATCAAGATATAGATCTCTTGTGTCAATTTTTCAACAGAAG TTCGAAGCTTGTTGTCTTGACTGGAGCTGGGATAAGCACGGAGAGTGGAATTCCTGATTATAGAAG TCCAAATGGAGCTTACAGTACTGGATTTCGGCCAATAACTCATCAG GAATTTCTCCGTTCCCTTCGCTCCCGGAGGCGGTACTGGGCAAGGAGCTTTGCTGGATGGAGAAGATTTACTGCTGCACAACCAGGGCCAGCGCATGTTGCGTTGGCATCTCTCGAGAAAGCTGGTCGTATAAGTTTTATGATGACTCAAAATGTAGATCG GTTGCACCATCGTGCTGGTAACAACCCTCTTGAATTACACGGGActgtatatattgtttcttgTACAGAATGTGGTTTTTCTATATCCCGAGATTCatttcaagatcaagtgaaggCTCTTAATCCAAAG TGGGCAGAAGCAATTGAGAGTCTAGATTATGACAGCCGCTCGGATAAGAGCTTTGGAATGAAACAGAGGCCTGATGGAGATATTGAAATAGATGAGAAGTTCTGGGAGGAGGAATATCATATTCCTAGTTGCCATAAATGCAATGGAATACTGAAACCTGAT GTTGTATTTTTTGGCGACAATGTCCCCAAGGGTAGAGCAGATAGAGCAATGGAAGCTGCACAGGAATGTGATGCTTTCCTTGCACTCGGTTCATCTTTGATGACCATGTCTGCTTTCCGGCTGATCAA GGCTGCTCACGAGGCTGGTGCTTCTACGGCAATTGTAAATGTTGGCGTGACTAGAGCTGATGATTTTGTTCCTTTAAAAATTAGTACGCGCCTGGGCGAG ATATTGCCCAGATTACTTTCAGTTGGATCTCTTAGCATCCCTCAACTCTAG
- the LOC140826400 gene encoding NAD-dependent protein deacylase SRT2 isoform X2, with protein MQTIKGARELLGTLFTGNSSGRNSDTVGLIKDGKTSWRSIRFISSRASVKLVQTSYHILPSGAQMENKEIPSNFLRDKKMVPYSDPPRDQDIDLLCQFFNRSSKLVVLTGAGISTESGIPDYRSPNGAYSTGFRPITHQEFLRSLRSRRRYWARSFAGWRRFTAAQPGPAHVALASLEKAGRISFMMTQNVDRLHHRAGNNPLELHGTVYIVSCTECGFSISRDSFQDQVKALNPKWAEAIESLDYDSRSDKSFGMKQRPDGDIEIDEKFWEEEYHIPSCHKCNGILKPDVVFFGDNVPKGRADRAMEAAQECDAFLALGSSLMTMSAFRLIKAAHEAGASTAIVNVGVTRADDFVPLKISTRLGEILPRLLSVGSLSIPQL; from the exons ATGCAGACAATTAAAGGCGCGAGAGAGTTGCTGGGAACATTGTTTACTGGAAACTCTTCTGGACGAAATTCGG ATACTGTCGGATTGATAAAAGATGGGAAAACATCGTGGAGGTCTATCAGATTCATATCTTCTCGAGCATCTGTCAAACTTGTGCAGACATCTTATCATATATTACCTTCTGGGGCCCAGATGGAAAATAAAGAAATACCTTCAAATTTTCTGAGAGACAAAAAGATGGTCCCTTATTCAGATCCACCTAGAGATCAAGATATAGATCTCTTGTGTCAATTTTTCAACAGAAG TTCGAAGCTTGTTGTCTTGACTGGAGCTGGGATAAGCACGGAGAGTGGAATTCCTGATTATAGAAG TCCAAATGGAGCTTACAGTACTGGATTTCGGCCAATAACTCATCAG GAATTTCTCCGTTCCCTTCGCTCCCGGAGGCGGTACTGGGCAAGGAGCTTTGCTGGATGGAGAAGATTTACTGCTGCACAACCAGGGCCAGCGCATGTTGCGTTGGCATCTCTCGAGAAAGCTGGTCGTATAAGTTTTATGATGACTCAAAATGTAGATCG GTTGCACCATCGTGCTGGTAACAACCCTCTTGAATTACACGGGActgtatatattgtttcttgTACAGAATGTGGTTTTTCTATATCCCGAGATTCatttcaagatcaagtgaaggCTCTTAATCCAAAG TGGGCAGAAGCAATTGAGAGTCTAGATTATGACAGCCGCTCGGATAAGAGCTTTGGAATGAAACAGAGGCCTGATGGAGATATTGAAATAGATGAGAAGTTCTGGGAGGAGGAATATCATATTCCTAGTTGCCATAAATGCAATGGAATACTGAAACCTGAT GTTGTATTTTTTGGCGACAATGTCCCCAAGGGTAGAGCAGATAGAGCAATGGAAGCTGCACAGGAATGTGATGCTTTCCTTGCACTCGGTTCATCTTTGATGACCATGTCTGCTTTCCGGCTGATCAA GGCTGCTCACGAGGCTGGTGCTTCTACGGCAATTGTAAATGTTGGCGTGACTAGAGCTGATGATTTTGTTCCTTTAAAAATTAGTACGCGCCTGGGCGAG ATATTGCCCAGATTACTTTCAGTTGGATCTCTTAGCATCCCTCAACTCTAG
- the LOC140826398 gene encoding uncharacterized protein, producing the protein MDARDMKSDLLALQRLYGILKSDGDGMTNPASNMEVDKHARVILKYLLDSATQRALKVCYEILAGQAGVSQTPCAADEQQTNNAVKEQASRLHMTREVEQSFRNDRGFDKERKVDGLDFKSWNDQICIRQRSQVESKEQSTPSADVNGAEFGKKRCRVCQRSTIKQMVTNDAAAKYPDKSAYPQHEVNNHFEYVPSNIEQETGSVLRYKTTESKTGDKRRQIGPFVSNLSGVGSTGFSSDTVVPDITTVCNSNFKAIHKREEADSISKEASEAIEQLESCISNLKIGSDNVHLFGQFSGQHENMDSNDIVYKLTSQSAQSPLNYPSHQVYGVSTEVINQPLAKVQPTNSMFCQSNGHFSRSGGTYEMRESNVEPKMHIHGMDKIESGNWRATRNDFGPNAWNVAVAADQETFNWPSTFSSVPKMESPHQTRLAMKNERSTRYGVCQLSKPANTFGHQTFSKKLESIDSSRNITSKWGTRVKKHQPNTTATLQKRSHQSERQHKNGVVTSRISMTSSRSSLNHKELEDTASSLYSPNTESQQASSYGSVGEDYSFSDQTGSHHITSSTNSESGASPQSHGTMRDYDSCTSKIEDDLYSSTSGDGTPEVTSSSGKSEGYSSYYQPMNHHAGSTYSSMQSSSRKKVPGRISKSASVINHKKPSKTWKSLKDRLAIIFHHHHHDHHHHHDSHDNHRHASHWKKINVGSLFKKREGKIIRSKQEDEAYGEMAVEKMRKSLIHDKHQKGHFHGLVEAFSRHIWHAKKSKLAEGTSGKLAKNQRGRKKALKKSRWWKLLQHRRAKFPEKAHVKLGLGKKKTRLKALRS; encoded by the exons ATGGATGCCAGGGATATGAAATCAGATCTTCTAGCTCTACAGAGATTGTATGGTATTCTTAAAAGCGATGGAGACGGTATGACAAATCCAGCCTCCAATATG GAGGTGGATAAGCATGCACGAGTTATTCTAAAGTATTTGTTGGATTCAGCAACTCAAAGGGCCCTCAAAGTGTGTTACGAG ATACTTGCTGGTCAAGCGGGAGTATCACAGACACCATGTGCTGCAGATGAGCAGCAAACAAATAACGCCGTTAAGGAACAAGCTTCTCGACTCCATATGACTAGAGAAGTGGAACAGAGTTTTAGAAATGACCGGGGATTTGACAAAGAACGAAAAGTGGATGGTTTAGATTTCAAATCGTGGAACGACCAAATATGTATTCGACAAAGGAGCCAAGTAGAATCCAAAGAGCAATCAACACCTAGTGCTGATGTAAATGGAGCTGAATTTGGGAAGAAACGTTGCAGGGTTTGTCAGCGAAGCACCATAAAGCAAATGGTAACTAATGATGCTGCTGCTAAATATCCAGACAAATCAGCATATCCACAGCATGAGGTGAACAATCACTTTGAGTATGTTCCTTCGAACATTGAGCAAGAAACTGGATCTGTATTGCGTTATAAGACAACTGAGTCGAAGACTGGAGACAAGAGAAGACAGATAGGACCTTTTGTGAGTAACCTGAGCGGTGTTGGATCCACGGGATTTTCATCAGACACAGTGGTACCAGACATAACTACAGTATGTAATTCTAACTTTAAAGCCATACACAAGCGTGAGGAAGCTGACTCTATATCCAAAGAGGCTTCTGAAGCAATTGAGCAGCTTGAGTCATGCATCTCAAATTTGAAAATAGGATCAGATAATGTGCACCTGTTTGGGCAATTTTCTGGTCAACATGAAAATATGGATAGCAACGACATAGTATATAAACTTACAAGTCAAAGTGCTCAGAGCCCTCTAAACTACCCATCGCATCAGGTCTACGGTGTGTCAACAGAAGTGATAAATCAGCCGTTGGCGAAGGTGCAGCCAACAAATAGCATGTTCTGCCAATCAAACGGTCATTTTTCCAGGAGTGGAGGGACCTACGAAATGAGAGAATCAAATGTAGAGCCTAAGATGCATATTCATGGTATGGACAAAATTGAGTCAGGAAACTGGAGAGCGACTCGTAATGATTTTGGGCCTAACGCCTGGAATGTTGCTGTTGCGGCTGATCAGGAAACATTTAATTGGCCTTCCACCTTTTCGTCTGTGCCTAAAATGGAAAGTCCACATCAAACTCGTTTAGCTATGAAAAATGAGAGGAGTACTAGATATGGAGTATGTCAACTATCGAAGCCGGCAAACACTTTTGGGCACCAAACTTTTAGTAAAAAACTTGAATCCATTGATTCTAGCCGCAACATTACTTCGAAATGGGGAACACGTGTCAAAAAGCATCAGCCTAACACCACTGCAACACTTCAAAAACGTTCACATCAATCAGAACGACAACACAAGAATGGAGTTGTAACAAGCAGAATTTCTATGACTTCATCAAGGTCGTCTTTAAATCATAAAGAATTGGAAGATACGGCTTCTAGTTTGTACTCGCCAAACACGGAAAGTCAGCAAGCTAGCAGTTATGGCAGTGTTGGTGAAGATTATTCGTTCTCAGATCAGACTGGAAGCCACCATATTACTTCAAGTACAAACAGTGAAAGCGGAGCTTCTCCTCAATCACATGGAACTATGAGAGACTATGACAGTTGTACAAGCAAGATTGAGGACGATCTATACTCGTCCACGAGTGGTGATGGAACTCCTGAAGTAACTTCCAGCAGTGGCAAAAGTGAAGGATATTCATCATACTATCAGCCAATGAACCATCATGCAGGATCTACATACTCGTCGATGCAGTCCTCGTCAAGGAAGAAGGTTCCTGGAAGGATCAGCAAATCAGCTAGTGTTATAAATCATAAGAAACCAAGTAAAACGTGGAAGAGTTTGAAAGACAGATTGGCAATTATCTTTCATCATCACCATCACGACCACCACCATCACCATGATAGCCATGATAATCATCGTCATGCAAGTCATTGGAAAAAGATAAACGTCGGCTCACTTTTTAAGAAGCGTGAAGGGAAAATTATACGTTCCAAACAAGAAGATGAGGCTTATGGTGAAATGGCTGTTGAAAAAATGAGGAAATCTCTGATACATGACAAACATCAAAAGGGTCATTTCCATGGCCTTGTGGAAGCTTTCTCGAGGCACATTTGGCACGCGAAGAAATCAAAATTGGCAGAAGGAACCAGTGGAAAATTAGCTAAAAACCAGAGAGGCCGGAAGAAGGCGTTAAAGAAATCAAGGTGGTGGAAACTGCTGCAACACAGAAGGGCGAAATTTCCCGAGAAAGCACACGTGAAGCTTGGATTAGGCAAGAAAAAAACCCGTTTAAAGGCTCTCCGAAGTTAA
- the LOC140826399 gene encoding CBS domain-containing protein CBSCBSPB3-like, whose translation MSGQMGPPPPRRSSTIQRRNSSTVRKSSASTSDNGAAAAANGFHAKPTSPTQSSVVGERTVKKLRLSKALTIPEGTTVSDACRRMAARRVDAVLLTDANALLSGIVTDKDIATRVIAEELRPEQTIISKVMTRNPIFVNSDSLAIEALQKMVQGKFRHLPVVENGEVIALLDITKCLYDAISRMEKAAEQGSAMAAAVEGVERQFRSNFSAPSAFVETLRERIFKPSLSAIISDNSRVAVISPSDPVYVAAKKMRELRVNSVVVMTGNKIQGILTSKDILMRVVAQNLSPELTLVEKVMTQNPECVTLETTILEALHIMHDGKFLHLPVLEKDGGIAACMDVLQITQAAISMVESSSDVANDVANTVMQKFWDSALNLEPPDDYDTHSEMSMSQYMPSEGTENTKSTYPPLGLGNSFSFKFEDHERRVHRFNFGFENLSELVSAVMQRVGASNDQICLQLLYEDDEGDKVLLTTDSDLVSAVSHARSVGLKVLRLHLDYCDASQVTSKLSSESETARRGRLIPLRTGIFAGAVVLSCIGVLVYLKRTKI comes from the exons ATGAGTGGTCAAATGGGTCCTCCGCCACCCAGACGCAGCAGTACGATTCAAAGACGCAATTCATCCACCGTGAGGAAGTCGTCGGCTTCAACTTCCGATAACggcgccgccgccgccgctaATGGGTTTCACGCCAAGCCTACTTCCCCTACTCAATC CTCTGTTGTTGGGGAAAGGACGGTGAAGAAACTAAGGCTATCAAAGGCACTTACAATTCCTGAAGGGACCACTGTGTCAGATGCCTGTAGGAGGATGGCAGCCCGGCGTGTTGATGCTGTCTTGCTAACTGATGCTAATGCTCTGCTTTCTGGAATTGTAACTGATAAG GACATTGCAACCAGAGTAATAGCTGAGGAGTTGAGGCCAGAGCAAACAATAATTTCGAAAGTGATGACAAGAAATCCAATATTTGTGAATTCAGATTCATTGGCTATTGAGGCTCTTCAGAAGATGGTTCAAG GTAAATTCCGGCACCTCCCTGTTGTTGAGAATGGAGAAGTTATAGCTCTTTTAGATATCACAAAATGTCTTTATGATGCCATATCGAGAATGGAGAAGGCCGCAGAGCAGGGAAGTGCCATGGCAGCAGCAGTTGAAGGAGTTGAACGTCAGTTCAGGAGCAATTTCTCGG CACCATCAGCTTTTGTAGAAACTCTCAGGGAACGCATTTTCAAACCTTCTTTATCAGCTATCATTTCCGATAATTCTAG GGTTGCAGTAATATCTCCTTCAGATCCTGTTTATGTTGCTGCTAAAAAGATGCGTGAATTACGAGTCAATTCGGTGGTTGTCATGACAGGAAATAAGATTCAGGGGATATTAAC TTCAAAGGATATACTCATGCGAGTTGTGGCCCAAAATCTCTCTCCCGAGCTGACTTTAGTGGAAAAG GTAATGACACAGAATCCTGAATGTGTAACACTGGAGACAACAATCCTTGAAGCATTGCATATAATGCATGATGGGAAATTTTTACATTTACCTGTTCTGGAAAAAG ACGGAGGTATTGCTGCCTGCATGGATGTTTTGCAGATAACTCAGGCAGCAATTTCTATG GTTGAAAGTAGCTCTGATGTCGCCAATGATGTAGCAAATACAGTGATGCAAAAGTTCTGGGATTCAGCACTAAATCTAGAACCTCCAGATGATTATGACACTCATAG TGAGATGTCAATGTCCCAATATATGCCATCAGAAGGAACAGAAAATACAAAGTCTACATACCCACCTCTGGGTCTTGGGAattcattttctttcaaatttgAGGACCATGAACGACGCGTGCATCGATTTAATTTTG GCTTTGAGAATTTATCTGAGCTTGTTTCTGCTGTTATGCAAAGGGTGGGTGCATCAAACGATCAGATTTGCCTTCAACTTTTG TATGAAGATGATGAAGGAGATAAAGTCCTGCTCACGACAGACTCGGATCTTGTCAGTGCTGTTAGCCATGCAAGATCAGTGGGACTAAAG GTTTTGAGATTACATTTGGATTACTGTGATGCCAGTCAAGTAACGAGCAAGCTGTCATCTGAATCAGAAACTGCACGGAGAGGTAGATTGATCCCTCTCCGCACTGGGATATTTGCAGGGGCAGTGGTTTTATCTTGCATAGGGGTTTTGGTCTACCTGAAACGTACTAAGATATGA
- the LOC140826400 gene encoding NAD-dependent protein deacylase SRT2 isoform X3 — MENKEIPSNFLRDKKMVPYSDPPRDQDIDLLCQFFNRSSKLVVLTGAGISTESGIPDYRSPNGAYSTGFRPITHQEFLRSLRSRRRYWARSFAGWRRFTAAQPGPAHVALASLEKAGRISFMMTQNVDRLHHRAGNNPLELHGTVYIVSCTECGFSISRDSFQDQVKALNPKWAEAIESLDYDSRSDKSFGMKQRPDGDIEIDEKFWEEEYHIPSCHKCNGILKPDVVFFGDNVPKGRADRAMEAAQECDAFLALGSSLMTMSAFRLIKAAHEAGASTAIVNVGVTRADDFVPLKISTRLGEILPRLLSVGSLSIPQL; from the exons ATGGAAAATAAAGAAATACCTTCAAATTTTCTGAGAGACAAAAAGATGGTCCCTTATTCAGATCCACCTAGAGATCAAGATATAGATCTCTTGTGTCAATTTTTCAACAGAAG TTCGAAGCTTGTTGTCTTGACTGGAGCTGGGATAAGCACGGAGAGTGGAATTCCTGATTATAGAAG TCCAAATGGAGCTTACAGTACTGGATTTCGGCCAATAACTCATCAG GAATTTCTCCGTTCCCTTCGCTCCCGGAGGCGGTACTGGGCAAGGAGCTTTGCTGGATGGAGAAGATTTACTGCTGCACAACCAGGGCCAGCGCATGTTGCGTTGGCATCTCTCGAGAAAGCTGGTCGTATAAGTTTTATGATGACTCAAAATGTAGATCG GTTGCACCATCGTGCTGGTAACAACCCTCTTGAATTACACGGGActgtatatattgtttcttgTACAGAATGTGGTTTTTCTATATCCCGAGATTCatttcaagatcaagtgaaggCTCTTAATCCAAAG TGGGCAGAAGCAATTGAGAGTCTAGATTATGACAGCCGCTCGGATAAGAGCTTTGGAATGAAACAGAGGCCTGATGGAGATATTGAAATAGATGAGAAGTTCTGGGAGGAGGAATATCATATTCCTAGTTGCCATAAATGCAATGGAATACTGAAACCTGAT GTTGTATTTTTTGGCGACAATGTCCCCAAGGGTAGAGCAGATAGAGCAATGGAAGCTGCACAGGAATGTGATGCTTTCCTTGCACTCGGTTCATCTTTGATGACCATGTCTGCTTTCCGGCTGATCAA GGCTGCTCACGAGGCTGGTGCTTCTACGGCAATTGTAAATGTTGGCGTGACTAGAGCTGATGATTTTGTTCCTTTAAAAATTAGTACGCGCCTGGGCGAG ATATTGCCCAGATTACTTTCAGTTGGATCTCTTAGCATCCCTCAACTCTAG